tcttagcattatttgtttagcctcttgaaggccacctatctcttggtgaaacaaaagcaaccttcaagtgatcctttctagggctcctacgatgtttcttggctcccttattctttttaaggccttaatggctcggatatcttggtaggttaaagcttcgttcattcttaactgaaacataaacactaaagttgttagctatacacataggcaaagtaacttgtaacttaaatacttacttggcggtccgattcggagctttgagcgtgtgtatcgaggagaacttcatgcaaaggaaccgtttgctttgataccaactgtaatgacccactaatcaagactatttggaccattaacgaaactatacataaacttacatttttacgaaaataccataattttattgagtaacttgtaaaataagagttacttacaaataaatactaagaaggatatgggatcccattgtctttaaaaacaaaacatgatttaaaaaaaataaaagacattacataaataatgcggaaaatacacgtaaaaccataaaaaaataaaatgagactacatcctcgaatcgaataacgctcggccccttgactccattcaccatcgatacacatcctctaagcgtcacgaatcttaccgcctctaaagcttattttcctgcacataaaacaaaaaggaatgagcctaatgtccagcaaggaaaatctaacacatagtcataaacataatttcataaggaacataaagacatatcataacacataatacacttattataatggccattattacttggggtcccatagactaaacaagcttatgcccatgatattagtggggtcctaccagctaaataggcatatgcccataatctttttggggtcttgttagtcaaatagggcataagcccaagcctacaaacatacacattcataacatattcataacatatcataacataacacataagataacataaacataagcatatagattctagcctattttccttaccaaagttaccgggatataatggactgagttgggacttttggaacactcctaaaaccataatgaacaagagtgagttgaaaaaaaaggaaagagatgaaaaggaaatgggaagactaaaccatttgagaaacatgcttaccgaaacttatgtgctcaagaacttagattccctaaccaaaatagagattaaggttagagattgagtagaagactttgagaaagaaaataacataatacagaaatgaactagagttttggttacctcaaagacttgcaagatcaatctaaccacaaccgaaatactaacgaacctcacttcccaaagtgtttgataagctaaagatgattaagcttatgactttcccacccaagtgtttaactctcacactctcctagcacttgcagcttctgaacttagagtgaaaggtgaataatggctgggtactaggtcctatttatagagtttgggaatgaaagtatcttgattttacttgaataaaaataatggctttttaggtgaaaatcatttgaataatcgttcagcagaggctgaagactcgttcaaaagatgctggacttatggaggactttgaatggctgaaaggaaaagaattcaaaagtgtttgaatttatgctggaggaggcgatatatcgccccctgtaggcgatatatcgcctgggctagtatgcccgaggcgaccgtgcatcgtctcgtgttttccgtatctacgtgctgcgatatatcgccccctatagctgcgatatatcggcacacgctgaataattaaacacgaaattacacatttttagctaagtttgaatggagtaaacagccttgactaagccctcaacgtattcaaagctgctgactgaccctatatcattcaaactttactccttattaaatttaatcctcaaaaatacttaatccttaatcaccattcataacatgtgcttaaaatcctattgctTAAAGAACAGGGCATTTTCTTTGCTAGGGAAACAGCCGAGGAGGAGTTGGTGGATGCCCGTTGGTGTCTAGTAGGGAAGATATTGGGAGACAGAACAGTGGACTTCGAATCGTTAAGGAATGTTTTGGCAGCCTTATGGAGACCTGTCAAAGGGATGTATGTCAAAGAACTGGAAACGAACATGTATTTGTTTCAATTTTTTCATGAGATTGACATCACCCGAGTTATGGAAGGCACCCCCTGGACCTTTAACATAGCCCTGGTGATACTAGAAAGACTCAAAGAAGGAGAGAACCCGAGAGGGGTTCCATTGAATTCGATGGAGATATGGGTTCAAGTGTATAACCTTAGAGCCGGGTTTATGTCAGATAGAGTTCTCAAAGCTTGTGGGGATTTCATTGGTCAGTTTATGGCCTCATGTTCCAAAAATTACACCGGTGTTTGGAGGGAGTATCTCCGGGTTCGGGTTCGATTTAACATCGACAAACATTTGAAGAGAAAAATGAAGATTCTGTACTCAAAGACCGATTTTTTTTGGTTTGATTTCAAGTATGAAAGGCTCCCGTCGTTCTGCTTTATTTGTGGAATACTGGGCCATTCAGAGAAGTTTTGCCACCGTCTGTTTGACTCACCGGAAGAGGAGATCGCCAAACCATATGGTCTGTTCATGAGGGCCCCAGATCGCAGACCCAACAAATAGATCGGAGCACGGTGGCTACGGGACTCTTCGGCGCGACCTCTTGCCGGAGGAGAACAAGATTCTAGGCCATCATCCACCATGTATCCCGAGCATCACAGTGGGCATAATCAGAGGGATTTGCACATGAAGGAAGCTAGTTTTCAAGGGCATAATCAGAGGGATTCTGGTCATAATGGTGGAAATCGTGGAACCAATGGTGGGGATCGGGCAGTTTCGGCGCTAATGTTGGAGCAACATGCACAAAGTGGATCGGCCAGTGGGGGATTGAGGGATTTGACGAGCACATTTTCTGGGAATAAAGGAGGAGAGAGTGGCAATCAAGGAGGGGAAAAATGGGATCACCATTAATGTTGGATATGTATTCAATGGGAGATATGGGTGGGATAAGAGGGAGTGATTTGAGGGGAGAGAATCATGGAGAGGATAGGGATGAACGTGATAGGAGAGAGAATCATGGAGAGAACCATGGAAACCCACAAAAAATGGGCGTGATAGGAGAGAGGAATTTGAGGAGAGGAAGTTATGAGGAAGATAGGAGTGAACGTGGCCTCACATTAATTCAACCAGATGGCTTTTTATTTTTTGACCCTAAAAGAAGGAGGGTCAACGTGGGCCATGTGCAAGAGAAGGAATTGGGCCAAGTGCAAGAAGTGGTAGTGGGCCGGGTTGAGGGAGAAGAAGCAAGGCAGTGGGCTGGGCTTAGGGAAATGGATTTAGATAAAAGTAATAATGTGGCTCTTGAAGAGTTGTCGTGTGTTAAAGGGATGGGGCATCAAACCAACTTTGGCATTTTTCAAAAAAATGATGGAGAGGCGGGTACCAGTGTTGGGACCCGCCACGAATTATGAGTCTACTAAGCTGGAATTGCCGGGGGAACCAACGGGCTGTGCAATTATTAAAGGAAATTATTTTCCAAATGAGacccaatgttttttttttgtgtgaaacTATTTGTAATAAAGGAAagattgagtttataagacttCAATTGGGCTTTGAAGGTTGTTTCGTAGTAGAGGCATAGGGGCATAGTGGAGGTTTGGCAATGCTTTGGAGAAAGGAGGAAGAAGGGAGATTGTTGAGCTATAGTGTCAACCACATTGATATTGTTCTCAAGCTAACAAATCATCCTGAGTTTAGATTAACAAGATTTTATGGAGAACCTCAGCGGAGCCTTCGTCACAATACCTGGAGTAAAATGCGACATCTAGCAGCTGTATCAGACTTACCTTGGTGCTTGATTAGTGATCTGAATAATGTGCTTTATCAATGGGAGAAGAGGGGGGGTCGTGCTTACCCAAGTGTGTTGATCAATGGGTTTCAAGAGGCTATTTCTGATTGTGGTCTGATTGATATGGATCTAATAGGGCATCCCTTTACGTGGGAGAGAGGAAAAGGGACGTCTCACTGGATAGAAGAGAAGCTTGATCGTGCATTGATTACTCAGAGTTGGCGAACGATTTACTCATCTGCTAAACTGGTCAATCTAGAGTTCTCAGCTTCTGACCATTCTCCAATTTGGTTGGATCTGGCTTATCGGAGGAGTGATCCGGCTGGGAAGAGATTCATATTTGAGAATGCATGGGCTAGGGAACCGATGTGCCGCCAGATTGTTGAAGATAGCTGGGTAGCCTACAGTACTGGGCTTCTACATGATAAGATTAAGTGTTGTAGCACCGCTATAGCTGAATGGGGGAGAGATATCACTGGTAGCTTCAAAGATCGAATAAGCCAATGCAAAAAGCTTCTAAGAAGACTGAAGGGAGGAAGAGACGCAGAGTCCATTCGCCGATACCAGGAGGCACACAATTTATTGTTTGAAGTCCTCATGCAGAAGGAGATATTCTGGAGGCAAAGATCAAAACAATTATGGCTTCAAGCTGGGGATCACAACACAaagtattttcatgcatgtgccAGCAACAGGAAAAGAGTGAATCAACTTAGCACTCTCAAGGATGACAGAGGTGTGTGGGTTAACTGGGAGTCTGGGTTGGGTGAGGTTATGGTGGactattttaaagatattttcttAGCCTCAACCACCAATTGGGAGTGTGTGGTAGATTGTGTTCAGAGAGGAATTACCAGGGAAACTAATATGGAGTTGCTTGCCCCAATGGATGATGATGAAGTTAAAGATGCTTTGTTCCAAATGCATTCAGATAAATCACCTGGACCTGATGGGTTCAACCCTGGGTTTTATCAGAAGTTTTGGGATATTGTGGGTCCAGATGTTGTCCGCTTGGTCAGACATTTCTTTACGTTTGGAGAGTTCCCTGAGCACTTGAGTGATACTCATATTGTACTAATCCCTAAGAAAGCACAGCCAAAAAATATGGGTGATCTCCGCCCTATTGCTCTTTGTAATGTCATTTATAAAATTGTCTCAAAGGTTGTTGCTAATCGCCTGAAAAAGGTGCTCCATGATGTAATCTCTGAGACTCAAAGTGCTTTTATTCCTGGAAGACTTATAACAGATAATATCATGGTATCATTTGAAGTTATGCATTTTTTAAAGCGGAAGGGGTCAGGCAAGGAAGGTTATATGGCACTAAAACTCGATATGAGTAAGGCTTATGACAGGGTGGAATGGAGTTTTCTTCAAGCAATGCTTAAGAAAGTGGGTTTTAGTGACCATTGGATCAAGTTAGTTATGCGATGTGTTAGTTCTGTATCATACAGGATTATCTCAGGTGGAAAGGAGTTGGGGCCCATCATTCCAAGCAGAGGGTTGAGGCAAGGTGATCCTTTATCACCTTATTTGTTTATCCTTTGTGCTGAAGGTTTCTCGGCGCTTATCTCTGATTATGAAAAGAAGGGGAAGATTAAAGGATGTAAAGTGGCCAGGAGGGCCCCCGCAGTCTCTCATATGTTCTTTGCTGATGATAGTTACCTGTTCTGTCAAGCTATTGAGGAGGCGGCCAATAGCGTGAAGGAGTTGCTCAGTCAATTTCAGTTAGCCTCTGGTCAACATGTGAACTTGGATAAATCTTCAGTGTTTTATAGTATGAATACAAAATCTGAGGTTCGTGCCAAGATCTGTGCTCTGTTGGAAGTAAAGGAGGCTGGCGACACTAGCACCTATCTGGGTCTTCCAAACATCTTGGGGAGGAATAAGAATGTCATTCTGGGTTTCCTGAAGGAGAAGATGAGGAAGCGAATCCAAAGTTGGGAGGGGAAATTCCTTTCTAAAGCAGGTAAGGAAATTCTGTTAAAAACAGTGGCTCAATCGCTTCCCAGTTATGCAATGAATGTGTTCTTATTACCGATAGGGATGTGTAAGGACATGGAACAAATGATGTGCAAATATTGGTGGAAATCAGCGTCAAATAATAACAAGGGGATTCATTGGAAGAGTTGGGAAAATTTGTCAAAGCACAAGATAAATGGTGGAATGGGATTCAGAAATTTACATGACTTCAATCTTGCGCTGCTGAGTAAGCAAGGATGGCACCTACTTTTTGCCGCAAGGtactttgggggggggggggggaacttTTTTGGAGGCAGAGCTAGGGAGTAACCCCAGCTTTATATGGCGGAGTATCTATGAGACAAAGGAGCTGGTTAAAGTTGCTGCACGATGGCGGGTAGGTGATGGGTCAAAAATCAAGATATTGCTGGAGCCTTGGTTACCATGTTCTGAGAATCCTAGAGTTTGTACTTCGCAGCCAGCTTTTTCTGATCAGAAGGTTGCTTCGTTGATGGTCACGGGAATAATTGCTTGGGATGAAGACTTGGTGCGTGATATGTTTGATGATAGGGATGCCCATCTGATATTAAGCATTCCCTTAAATTCAAGTGTCTTGGAGGATGTGTGGTTTTGGTCCTTGGAATCCTCAGGCCATTTTTCAGTGAAGAGTGTGTACCATCATCGGCAACTTGTTAAAGAGGGTGGTGTACAAACGAGTAGGTCTGATCTTTGGGGCTTGATTTGGAAGATGCGTGTGCCACCAAAGGTCAAGGATCTAGTGTGGAGGGCGGTGGCAGACTGTCTTCCCACAAAAGCACAATTACGCCTTAAGAATGTGGATATTGACGCAAGTTGCCCATTATGTCATGCCAGTAGAGAATCAGTAACTCATTGTTTAGTGGAATGTCCTACTGCACGAGCTAGTTGGAATCTTACAGGTATAGGTGTTAGTACCCATGTGACAGGGACGTTTTCTGCATGGTAGAGGATTTGTTCCAGAGGTATGATGGGGAGAAGAGGAATATCATAGCCATGACTTGTTGGGCTATTTGGAAAGTAAGAAATGATATGGTGTGGAAGAGGAAAATCCCTAGAGTGGCTACTGTGCATCATTTGGCCACAAGCATGTTGGAGCAATGGACTAGAGCTCAAAATAAGGTTGAAACCCCAACTGCTGCCTATTTGACTAAGGAGGATGGAGTTGAGAAATGGAGATTGCCGGCAGAAGGAGTAGTTAAAGTCAATGTTGATGCAGCGCTTTTTTCAGAGATCCCTGCATTCAGCTATGCCTGTGTGGCTAGGGATAGTCATGGCCATGTTCTTGAGGCCATCACATGCTGTAGACAGGGAGTGGTATCTCCAGAGATGGCAGAGGCCATGGGTGTGAGGGAAGCCCTTAGTTGGATAAAGAGGAAAAATTGGAACCATGTGCTCATTGAGACAGATTGTCTCACTGTGATTCAGGCATTACGGAGTACAGTAAAAATGGACTCTTGTTTTGGGTCGGTAATATCTGAATGTAAGAGTCTGTGGTCTGCTTTAAATTTAGTTGATTTGTTATTTGTCAAACGATCTGCGAACAATGTAGCTCATGCTATTGCACGAGCTTCTTGTTCTGTTGCTGATCGTGTTTTCAGGAGTGATGATTTCTCTCCTGCTATTTGTGATGTAATATTGAAGGATATTTGCTAATAAATTTcctaaaagtttcaaaaaaaaaaaaaaaattttgattGCCAAAATAAATTATGATTTTAATGACTTTCCAATATTGTTTTGCTAGTTAGACGTTATATCTAAAGATCCAAGATGcgtttatttaaatataattggTCGATTGTTTATAATATGAGTATATTTGTTAATCAATTTCAAAACTCCTTAATTGATTATAGTTAGTTAATCAATATGCCATTTTTTTATACCAAAATGAAACTCAACCTACTCCCTCCAAAAAAAGACAGAGAGAATATGATTGTATGTTTAAATATCATTGTCAAAAGTATTAAGTATAagctgatgagcagttgttttccaagaaaatatttataattgtgaGACGTCATGTATCTAGCTAGAAGAAACACTTATTTAACTAGTTAGTcaatatatatttaatgtaagtACATATATTATTTGTACCCAAAACCATGCACACTCATAAAACTAACATATATAGTTCTATTCCATGCATATTTTCACAACCATTTCACAGTCAGTTGCTAAGTAAAAGTAACATTTTAAAGGGGAAACTAGCAAAACTATTCCTCCACATGGGTGTTTTATGTACACTAATATTTCCTATTaatttttctgaaaaaaaaacaatatctAATATTCCCTCTATTGATAATTATTATTCAAAGGGGTAAGCAATTTTGATGTCTAAATGTTAGAGGTGTTCTTAGAAATAGTTTTACTGTAATTTACAATTATTATGAATATTGAAGTTGGTTTAACTACCTTAGTTCTATTTATTAAGAAAAAAACTACCATAGTGATTGATTATACCATGTAAACCTAACTATTATAATCAAGATCAATTTCAGATAGGAAAGATTTAAAGAACATGGAAATTTTTACATATAATTCGGCACTCATAAAGAAGTCTCCTCCATGGGATCTAAGAAAAATCAATCTACTAAGTATAGAATCCAAGATTGCAAATGATAATTATAGAACTTTCTCAATCAACTAAAACAAAAAGTACACATTACACATCTTAGTCTTGATTCAAACTTAGTCTTCATTTGTTGAGCACCCACTCAACTTCACTGCTTCGGAATCCCTCCAAAGACTTATTTGAATTCCTTTATCAGATTTATCAACAATAAGTTTCCTTATCCTCAATTCAAAACTCCATGAATGATCATCTATTCAAATTCATTACCATATTTAGAATGTTCTAGAATACACTAGGAAGAACATAAAACATTCTAGAAAGGTCTTGAAGAAACTTAGAAGTCATTATTGTATCTAGAATATACTATGAGAAACCTAGATTATTCTAGAAAGCTCTTGAAGAAACTTAGAACTAATTAGACAATGTATAAAGAGTTCTACAATCATTTAGAGAAAAGtagaaagtagttaaataaattaaaaaattccaTAAAGGTTTTGATGTTTCCTTTGTAGCCTATAAGTACAAGTGTAATGTGTACCTAAAGTGTAACTGGGAAAATAGTCCAAGCGTGAGATTACAAGAGTGTCTAAGAGAGTCTATTTGTTCAAAGTTTTTTAAGCTTGTTTTACTcttcaataataataaaagtgttgtaattttctactCTACAAGTGGTACCAGAGCCAGGTTCATCAAGTTCGTGGAGCTTCTTGTTATTGTGTGCAATAAGTTTGTGAAGCTACAAGTTCGGTTAAACTTGTTTGGTAATTCGTTTGCCAAATTACGATTGGTGACACTCAAGTAATTGATGGAGTGAAGAAGCTCAACAACCAAAATTACAACACTTGGTCAACATTGATGGAGTCACTCCAAGGCCAAGATTTGTGGGAAGTCGTTGGTGGCACTGAAGTAAACCCACTTGAAGATGCTGGAGCTTTGAAGAAATGGAAGATCAAAGGTAGAAATGCAATGTTTGCAATCAAGACTACGATCGAAGAGGAAATGCTAGAGCACATCTAGCATGCTGAATCACCAAAGGAGGCTTGGGACACTTTCGTTGCACTCTTCAAAGAAGAATGATGCAAGGTTACAACTTTTGGATAATGAGCTCTTGTGAGTCCCACAACAAGAGATGACAATCAACTAGTATTTTAACAAGGTAAAACCTCTTTGTCATGAGATCTTTGATTTAGAACCTAGTTCTAAAATTCCATAAGTAAGAATGAAAAGAATAATTGTTCATGGGTTGAGGTCCAAATATAGAAGTTTTGTTGTCGCAATACAAGGTTAGCCAACCCAACCTTCTCTTGTTAAGTTTAAAAATTTGCTACCCGATCAAGAATCTTTGGCTAAGCAAGCATCAGGAGTTTCACTAAAGAGTGAAGAAGATCAAGCACTCTTTAGTAACAAAAGACAAGGGCGACCTAGTCAACACAATAACATCGGAAGTAATGAAAAGTCATGTAAAAAAATATCTCTTAATTAGGGGGAGCTCAAAAGAATCATGATAAGAGTAGTTTGACGAGTAAACAAAAGAATTTATGATGCTATAATTGTGGAAGAAAAGGGCACATTGCAAAGCATTGTTATTCAAAGAATCCTGTCGAAGGCAATGCAGCAACCTCCAAAAAGACAATTAATATCGAAGAAGAATGGGATTTCAAAGCATCTTTTGCAGTAGCAGAGTCTCAGAAACACAACATGAAATTcggcctttacctaccaattatatttgtgggtaaaaatggtgcattggtaggtaaatccctttacctaccaattttgacCAATAACCTATTGGTAGGTAATAGTTAATCGAGAAATGTATTATTACCTACGATtagtatattggtaggtaaaaatcaTGTGGACCCCACAAAAATGAGTCAGCGTTATTGACCTAGTGTTTGACGTGGCATTATACGTGGCAAGTGATGTGGCACTCCACGTGGCACATGATGTGGCAATTATGTGTCCGAAAATATGACATGGCAAATGACATGTCTTCCACCATGGAAAATGATGTGGCACATGACAGTAGCTTATTGAGCCATGTGGCAGTGTATTAGTTTCGGACATTTACCTACACTTAAATATGTGTAggcaataatttaatttattggtaGGTATTACATATGGTAGTAGCTTATTGGGCCACGTGGTTGTGTATTAGGTTTTGACATTTACCTACACTTAAATATGTGTAGGCAATAGTATAATTTATTGGTAGGTagtattgaattattattttggaaaatatttaaaattaattatttatagatgataaattaatttcattaattaaaaaacaaacaacttttataaaataaaataaaaatatattataaaatgttcaaacaaacaaacataaaagataaaatgtccataataatttatctttaatgttttgaattaaaaacataaaaaaaaactatgaatcatcttgttcctctaGAATTGAAGGGACAGGAGAATTTCTGACATTTGCATTAGAATATTGATCTGACGGAGGCGGTGGCATCATATTGTTTTTCCTTAGTATTTCCACAACAATACTTAGTTGGTCATTTGTAGAATCAAGTCGGCTGTTTGCTTCATCAAGGCATTGGGCTAGCTCATCATATGTTGGCTTATTTGACTCAGTTGGATTGCGTTGGGAAGTAGAAGTTGTACTTGAAAAAGATTGACCCCAACCTTTCAAGTGTGCAGAAGAGCGTCCAAGAATACGCTCCATAATGTCTTTATCAGACATTTCTTCTGGAGTGTGTTGAGCCCTTAACGCCATCATTTTATCCTATAcgcttattttattttctaattagcaatgataattataaataagttacaaaattaaaaattattatttatacttACATATATTTCTGCTAAATCTGGTCCAGTCCATATTCCCTTTTTCTCATCATAATATTTTAGACGCCAAGTCTTGATTTGGCCAGTGGAAGAAGCTAACGCCATTCCCCTTCTAATGTGATGTCGCGGTGTTGAAACTGATCCATTTCTAGACTCTCACTTTCCCTTTGAACGATTAGCAATATTCTTCAATGACCTTTCCTAAAAAAGAGAATAAGAAAAGTTATTAACacaaataaaattgtaatttcaagaaaataaatTCATTAACTTTACGACAGCACTTAAGATAGAAAAGTTTGTACAATTCTCATACAAAGGATTATGAACTGAATCTAACAAGGCATCATACTTGTTACTTAAATTTAGAGAGAATTCATTGTCAATGAAATCACTAGTTGGATTGATATCAAAAT
The Humulus lupulus chromosome 6, drHumLupu1.1, whole genome shotgun sequence DNA segment above includes these coding regions:
- the LOC133784991 gene encoding uncharacterized protein At4g02000-like, coding for MYLFQFFHEIDITRVMEGTPWTFNIALVILERLKEGENPRGVPLNSMEIWVQVYNLRAGFMSDRVLKACGDFIGQFMASCSKNYTGVWREYLRVRVRFNIDKHLKRKMKILYSKTDFFWFDFKYERLPSFCFICGILGHSEKFCHRLFDSPEEEIAKPYGLFMRAPDRRPNK